One Streptosporangium sp. NBC_01495 DNA window includes the following coding sequences:
- a CDS encoding ABC transporter ATP-binding protein encodes MSRLRAEGLSLGYDDRAVINDLDVSVLDGKVTAIVGANACGKSTLLRGLARLLKPRGGTVYLDDRTLGELSTLDVAKVLGLLPQTPVAPDGITVADLVSRGRYPHQGWFRRWTDRDHEAVTRALAATDTADLIDRPLRALSGGQRQRVWVAMALAQDTDLLLLDEPTTFLDINHQVELLRLLRRLNAESGKTIVAVLHDLNLACRFCDHIIAMADGAIVAEGPPSEVVTAELVEKVFGLSCLIVPDPVAGTPIVVPA; translated from the coding sequence ATGAGCCGTCTCCGCGCCGAGGGCCTGTCCCTGGGCTACGACGATCGAGCCGTCATCAACGACCTCGACGTCTCCGTACTCGACGGAAAGGTCACCGCGATCGTCGGCGCCAACGCCTGCGGCAAGTCGACACTGCTGCGCGGCCTGGCCCGGCTGCTCAAACCACGCGGGGGAACCGTGTATCTCGACGACAGGACGCTCGGCGAGCTGAGCACTCTCGACGTGGCCAAGGTGCTCGGCCTGCTGCCGCAGACCCCCGTGGCGCCTGACGGCATCACGGTCGCCGACCTGGTCTCCCGTGGCCGCTACCCGCACCAGGGCTGGTTTCGCCGGTGGACCGACCGCGACCACGAGGCGGTGACCCGGGCACTGGCCGCGACCGACACGGCCGATCTGATCGACCGCCCGCTGCGCGCTCTCTCCGGCGGGCAGCGGCAGCGGGTCTGGGTCGCCATGGCGCTGGCCCAGGACACCGACCTGCTGCTGCTCGACGAGCCCACCACGTTCCTGGACATCAACCATCAGGTGGAGCTGCTACGGCTGCTGCGCCGGCTCAACGCCGAGTCCGGCAAGACCATCGTCGCCGTGCTGCACGATCTCAACCTCGCCTGCCGCTTCTGCGACCACATCATCGCCATGGCCGACGGCGCCATCGTCGCCGAGGGGCCCCCGAGCGAGGTGGTCACCGCAGAGCTGGTCGAGAAGGTCTTCGGCCTCTCCTGCCTGATCGTCCCCGACCCGGTCGCCGGAACTCCCATCGTGGTGCCCGC
- a CDS encoding FecCD family ABC transporter permease translates to MAMTHDALRTVSDAVRATRRGRTARIVVVIFALTSTVATLFVVTMMVGSFRLSAAEVVGSLLGTIDDPSLDFVVLGLRLPTAATALSVGLALGASGTIFQQLLRNPLASPDFVGISSGAGLAAVSGLVFLHVGGIAIAGLALGGAIVAALLMYVLAWRDGVSGYRFILIGIGVAAFFEGLTGFVLTRAQLFEARQAMHWLTGSVGQASDTELRLLLGALVVLLPLAVLLQRQLRVLELGDDAARGLGVPTELARAGLLAIAVVLVALAVAAAGPLVFVALVAGPIANRLLGPASGGVVAAALVGAVVLLTADLVAAHLLPTALPTGVVTGAVGAPYLLWLLATTNRQGAGG, encoded by the coding sequence ATGGCCATGACTCACGACGCCCTCAGAACCGTCTCCGACGCCGTTCGCGCCACCCGGCGCGGCCGTACGGCCCGGATCGTGGTAGTGATCTTCGCGTTGACCTCGACCGTCGCCACCCTGTTCGTGGTGACCATGATGGTGGGCAGCTTCCGTCTCTCCGCCGCCGAGGTGGTCGGGTCGCTGCTGGGTACGATCGACGACCCGAGCCTCGACTTCGTCGTCCTGGGCCTGCGGCTCCCCACCGCCGCGACCGCGCTCTCGGTCGGGCTCGCGCTCGGCGCGTCCGGGACGATCTTCCAGCAGCTGCTCCGCAATCCCCTCGCCTCACCCGACTTCGTGGGCATCTCCTCGGGCGCCGGCCTGGCGGCGGTGAGCGGCCTGGTGTTCCTGCACGTCGGCGGGATCGCCATAGCCGGGCTCGCGCTGGGCGGGGCCATCGTGGCCGCGCTGCTGATGTACGTGCTCGCCTGGCGCGACGGCGTGAGCGGCTACCGCTTCATCCTGATCGGCATCGGTGTGGCGGCCTTCTTCGAGGGGCTCACCGGGTTCGTGCTGACCCGGGCCCAGTTGTTCGAGGCACGCCAGGCGATGCACTGGCTGACCGGCTCGGTCGGCCAGGCGAGCGACACCGAGCTGCGGCTCCTGCTCGGCGCGCTGGTCGTCCTGCTGCCCCTGGCCGTGCTGCTGCAACGGCAGCTTCGAGTGCTCGAACTCGGCGACGACGCCGCGCGGGGACTGGGCGTGCCCACCGAGCTCGCCCGCGCCGGTCTGCTGGCCATCGCCGTGGTCCTGGTCGCGCTGGCCGTCGCGGCGGCCGGGCCCCTCGTCTTCGTCGCGCTCGTCGCGGGACCGATCGCCAACCGGCTGCTGGGGCCCGCCAGCGGTGGCGTGGTCGCCGCCGCCCTGGTGGGTGCGGTGGTTCTGCTCACCGCCGACCTGGTCGCCGCGCATCTGCTGCCGACAGCGCTGCCCACCGGTGTGGTCACCGGCGCGGTCGGCGCACCGTACCTGTTGTGGCTGCTGGCCACCACGAACCGACAAGGAGCAGGCGGATGA
- a CDS encoding FecCD family ABC transporter permease: MPSTLSIRRAPVLGFGLAALCVLLAAVAFLSVTLGSRDIGLPDVLRALGGLDVDESIAGTVTLELRVPRTLLGILVGAALGLAGAILQGVTRNPLADAGIMGINSGAAVLVVFAFTVLGIRGVGVYIWFAFAGAIVATLLGYAIASLGREGATPVKLALAGAAVTAGLGSVTSGIIMTNVDALNELRFWQVGSLAGRYAPILTGVAPFLLAGLVAALCLGRALNGLALGEDVARGLGQRVGLTRAVAFGVVAILAGAATAACGPIVFIGLVVPHLARALCGPDHRWILPYSMLLAPVVLLLADVLGRVVGAPGELQVGVVLGVLGAPVFVVIVRYGRLSEV; encoded by the coding sequence ATGCCCAGCACACTTTCAATACGACGGGCCCCGGTCCTCGGGTTCGGGCTCGCTGCGCTCTGCGTCCTGCTCGCCGCGGTGGCGTTCCTCAGCGTGACCCTCGGCTCGCGTGACATCGGCCTGCCCGACGTGCTGCGGGCACTGGGCGGTCTCGACGTCGACGAGTCGATCGCCGGTACGGTGACCCTGGAGCTGCGCGTGCCGCGCACGCTCCTGGGCATCCTGGTGGGCGCGGCCCTGGGCCTCGCGGGCGCGATCCTGCAGGGCGTCACGCGCAATCCATTGGCCGATGCCGGGATCATGGGGATCAACTCCGGCGCGGCCGTCCTCGTGGTCTTCGCGTTCACGGTCCTGGGGATCCGGGGCGTGGGCGTGTACATCTGGTTCGCCTTCGCGGGCGCGATCGTCGCGACCCTGCTGGGGTACGCGATCGCGTCGCTGGGCCGCGAAGGCGCCACCCCCGTCAAACTGGCCCTGGCCGGCGCGGCGGTCACCGCCGGCCTCGGTTCCGTCACCTCCGGCATCATCATGACCAACGTCGACGCGCTGAACGAGCTGCGTTTCTGGCAGGTCGGATCGCTCGCCGGCCGGTACGCGCCGATCCTGACCGGGGTCGCGCCGTTCCTGCTCGCCGGCCTGGTCGCGGCACTGTGCCTGGGCAGGGCGCTCAACGGGCTCGCGCTCGGCGAGGACGTCGCGCGAGGGCTCGGCCAGCGGGTCGGCCTCACCAGGGCCGTCGCCTTCGGGGTCGTCGCGATACTCGCCGGCGCGGCCACGGCGGCCTGCGGGCCGATCGTCTTCATCGGGCTGGTGGTGCCGCACCTCGCGCGGGCGCTCTGCGGGCCGGACCACCGGTGGATCCTGCCGTACTCGATGCTCCTGGCGCCGGTCGTGCTGTTGCTGGCCGACGTGCTCGGCCGGGTCGTGGGCGCCCCCGGGGAGCTGCAGGTCGGTGTGGTCCTCGGGGTGCTCGGCGCGCCGGTCTTCGTGGTGATCGTGCGCTACGGCCGACTGTCGGAGGTGTGA
- a CDS encoding ABC transporter substrate-binding protein, which translates to MRTSRRVLAVAALGLALTGCGAQNSPGTQPSAGTQPSSSGPWSFTNGSGETVKADRIPTRIIAHAGEAAALMSFGIKPVGVYADESIKTDANLKNLDLSGIEILGQEWGKIDVEKAAALRPDLIVADWWPAEKAHSGLEEGADEKSKKLAELAPVVGVAQGKSIEDLAEGYESLAKSLGAKVDAPEIAANKKRFEESVEKFKAAVAGKPGLTALGMSPADDQVYVANPEYAPELLDFQRWGLKVINPAKPDPGFPYWENLSWENADKYQPDLILWDGRSFTPTVNAEWGKKQPTWFKIKAAKAGAVAAWPAYWLHTFGDFATEVDKLTEAIKVADENLGD; encoded by the coding sequence ATGCGCACGTCGCGTCGGGTTCTCGCCGTGGCGGCGTTGGGCCTCGCGCTCACCGGCTGCGGTGCACAGAACTCCCCGGGCACGCAGCCCTCGGCGGGCACGCAGCCCTCGTCGTCCGGTCCGTGGTCGTTCACCAACGGCTCCGGTGAGACGGTCAAGGCCGACAGGATCCCCACCCGGATCATCGCGCACGCGGGTGAAGCGGCCGCGCTGATGTCGTTCGGCATCAAACCGGTCGGCGTCTACGCCGACGAGTCGATCAAGACCGACGCCAACCTGAAGAACCTCGACCTTTCCGGGATCGAGATCCTCGGCCAGGAGTGGGGGAAGATCGACGTGGAGAAGGCGGCCGCGCTGCGGCCGGACCTGATCGTCGCGGACTGGTGGCCGGCGGAGAAGGCGCACAGCGGCCTGGAGGAAGGCGCCGACGAGAAGAGCAAGAAGCTCGCCGAGCTGGCTCCGGTGGTGGGCGTCGCCCAGGGCAAGTCCATCGAGGACCTGGCCGAGGGGTACGAGAGCCTCGCCAAGAGCCTGGGCGCCAAGGTGGACGCTCCCGAGATCGCCGCGAACAAGAAGCGTTTCGAGGAGTCCGTCGAGAAGTTCAAGGCGGCGGTCGCGGGCAAACCCGGGCTGACGGCCCTCGGCATGTCGCCCGCCGACGACCAGGTGTATGTCGCCAACCCCGAGTACGCGCCCGAACTGCTGGACTTCCAGCGCTGGGGCCTGAAGGTGATCAATCCAGCCAAGCCGGACCCGGGTTTCCCGTACTGGGAGAACCTCAGCTGGGAGAACGCCGACAAGTACCAGCCGGACCTGATCCTGTGGGACGGCAGGTCCTTCACGCCCACGGTCAACGCCGAGTGGGGTAAGAAGCAGCCCACCTGGTTCAAGATCAAGGCGGCCAAGGCCGGTGCGGTGGCGGCCTGGCCGGCGTACTGGCTGCACACGTTCGGCGACTTCGCCACCGAGGTGGACAAGCTCACCGAGGCGATCAAGGTCGCTGACGAGAACCTCGGCGACTGA
- a CDS encoding NPP1 family protein has translation MSEGGESSRTFLTRRRSRFGIVLGATVLGVVIPASAAYADPPHNLPQSAGGYEASFSPAYDYDGDGCYATPAIGPDGTLAPGLNPTGAVNGNCRDQSDLDNSQTYARAKCNNGWCAVVYASYFEKDQALSGISLGGHRHDWEHVISWINQASNQVEYLSTTQHSSVVTYPRSQVRFDGSHPKVVYHKDGASTHFLRLANGNDEPPENHYHNWRYPPLVDWNGWPSTSLRDRLMNANFGAATIKINNGRFEDLLSRAKPGGIPFDPWS, from the coding sequence GTGTCAGAGGGGGGCGAGTCCTCCCGCACGTTCCTCACCCGCAGGCGTTCCCGGTTCGGGATCGTGCTCGGCGCCACCGTTCTGGGGGTCGTGATCCCCGCGTCGGCGGCCTACGCCGATCCGCCGCACAACCTGCCCCAGTCGGCCGGAGGGTACGAGGCCTCGTTCTCACCGGCCTACGACTACGACGGCGACGGCTGCTACGCCACCCCCGCCATCGGGCCGGACGGGACGCTCGCCCCGGGGCTGAACCCGACCGGCGCGGTCAACGGCAACTGCCGCGACCAGTCGGACCTGGACAACTCACAGACCTACGCCCGCGCCAAGTGCAACAACGGCTGGTGCGCCGTCGTGTACGCCAGTTACTTCGAGAAGGACCAGGCGCTGTCCGGCATCAGCCTCGGCGGCCACCGTCACGACTGGGAACACGTCATCTCCTGGATCAACCAGGCGTCCAACCAGGTGGAATACCTTTCGACCACGCAACACAGCAGCGTCGTGACCTACCCGCGCTCGCAGGTGCGCTTCGACGGGTCGCACCCCAAGGTCGTCTATCACAAGGACGGGGCGTCCACGCACTTCCTCCGGCTCGCCAACGGCAATGACGAGCCGCCGGAGAACCACTACCACAACTGGCGCTACCCTCCGCTCGTGGACTGGAACGGCTGGCCCAGCACCTCGCTGCGCGACAGGCTGATGAACGCGAACTTCGGCGCCGCGACCATCAAGATCAACAATGGCAGGTTCGAGGACCTCCTCTCGCGCGCCAAGCCCGGCGGCATCCCCTTCGACCCCTGGTCCTGA
- a CDS encoding SDR family NAD(P)-dependent oxidoreductase: MRTYVVAGGTNGMGRGLALHFLRRGDRVTVVGSDPARGRRLLDEAAGLGAAERAAFLRADLASVAENVRVIKEIRARHDVLDGLVSTAIRHFPRRVETPDGHEATFALYYVSRFLLAYGLTGLLERGENPMIVNVCGVGVTKGRVHWDDLSLKQGYGGIKAMLQGGRATDLLGVAYAANHPDARTRYLLHHPGFTDSGTDNLKQPARTVVRLLARFAAQPVEKAIAPIVELMDDPPGEGGLLAYDRRRPLDPSLPSLDPAAARRLYDLTGHLLRL, from the coding sequence ATGCGGACGTATGTCGTGGCGGGCGGTACGAACGGCATGGGCCGGGGGCTCGCCCTGCACTTCCTGCGCCGGGGTGACCGGGTGACGGTCGTGGGCAGCGACCCGGCCAGGGGGCGGCGTCTCCTCGACGAGGCCGCCGGGCTGGGCGCCGCGGAGCGGGCCGCGTTCCTGCGGGCCGACCTGGCGTCGGTGGCGGAGAACGTGCGAGTGATCAAGGAGATCAGGGCGCGGCACGACGTGCTGGACGGCCTGGTGTCCACCGCGATCCGTCACTTCCCGCGGCGGGTGGAGACCCCCGACGGTCACGAGGCCACCTTCGCCCTCTACTACGTCAGCCGCTTCCTGCTCGCCTACGGCCTGACCGGCCTGCTGGAGCGCGGGGAGAACCCGATGATCGTGAACGTCTGCGGCGTCGGCGTCACCAAGGGCCGCGTCCACTGGGACGACCTGTCGCTCAAGCAGGGCTACGGCGGCATCAAGGCCATGCTGCAGGGCGGGCGCGCCACCGACCTCCTGGGCGTCGCGTACGCCGCCAATCACCCGGACGCCCGCACCCGCTACCTGCTGCACCACCCCGGCTTCACCGACAGCGGCACCGACAACCTCAAGCAGCCCGCCAGGACCGTCGTCAGGCTGCTGGCCAGGTTCGCCGCCCAGCCGGTCGAGAAGGCCATCGCGCCGATCGTCGAGCTGATGGACGACCCGCCGGGCGAGGGCGGCCTGCTCGCCTACGACCGCCGCCGCCCGCTCGACCCGTCCCTGCCCTCGCTCGACCCGGCCGCCGCCCGCCGCCTGTACGACCTGACCGGCCACCTGCTGCGCCTCTAG
- a CDS encoding TetR/AcrR family transcriptional regulator — protein sequence MPKRDREATRARLLEAARLRFAREGYDATSVRDVARDSGVDATLIFRYFGSKKQLFDEASAADLPAGLLEGPQEELVARMVRTVVDHDWTKYGGEHPLVAMLRSSAHEDARLRIREEVCNTYVNALRDLAEGEDAELRAELLSAWMVGIGILRSVVGTPALAEARAADLAPHVAAVATDLLGRPMSGTVDREGGSGQT from the coding sequence TTGCCGAAGAGGGACAGGGAGGCCACCCGGGCGCGCCTGCTGGAGGCCGCCAGGCTGCGCTTCGCCCGCGAGGGTTACGACGCCACCAGCGTCCGCGACGTCGCCAGGGACTCCGGGGTCGACGCCACCCTCATCTTCCGCTACTTCGGCTCCAAGAAACAGCTCTTCGACGAGGCCAGCGCCGCCGACCTCCCGGCCGGCCTGCTCGAAGGCCCGCAGGAGGAATTGGTCGCCCGCATGGTGCGCACGGTCGTCGACCACGACTGGACGAAGTACGGCGGCGAGCACCCCCTGGTCGCCATGCTGCGCTCCTCGGCCCACGAGGACGCCCGCCTGCGCATCCGCGAGGAGGTCTGCAACACCTACGTCAACGCCCTGCGGGACCTGGCCGAGGGCGAGGACGCCGAGCTGCGGGCCGAGCTGCTCAGCGCCTGGATGGTCGGCATCGGCATCCTGCGCTCGGTCGTGGGCACCCCCGCCCTGGCCGAGGCGCGGGCCGCCGACCTGGCCCCGCACGTCGCGGCCGTCGCCACGGACCTGCTGGGCCGCCCGATGTCGGGAACCGTGGACCGGGAGGGCGGGTCCGGCCAGACCTGA
- a CDS encoding ABC transporter ATP-binding protein, with translation MTGAGVLRRAMRRNAARLGAGTLLLSLHQVCEASVPILIGVIVDRAIGPGDTGSLLWWLAALAALFTALTLAYRHGARTLMRAIAHEAHLLRLELAAKIIDPRGLDTGLRTGELLTISSNDADNTSELLDHLPRAVGALVAAAVCATTLLLIDIPLGVAVLVATPLTLLALHVGTPYITRHVAAQQELAGQAASLATDLVSGVRPLRGIGAEAAASRRYARVSRLSLAAALRAARTQGIYAAVSGAGGALLACGVAVLAGWFALRGQISAGEFLTVIGLAQFLMEPVGTLTLVPGWMAEARASADRVARVAGAPVVLPGGPPPGDAGATASPDGGTPGLEVSGLSHDALTGVDLVAGPGEFVGVMAHRPADADALVRVLSGRVSPAEYGGSVRIGGRMLVEPHHTDLFEGTLATNLTVGGRPGNPEELAAVLAASAADDVVAAHPDGLEHRVVERGASLSGGQRQRVALARALLARPPILVLHDPTTAVDAVTEQDIARGLRSLRHPEGDDTFTTVVVTGSPALLAATDRVFVLDGGKVVAEGSHADLGATDDDYRQAVRR, from the coding sequence ATGACCGGGGCGGGCGTTCTGCGCAGGGCCATGCGGCGTAACGCCGCCCGCCTGGGCGCGGGAACCCTGCTGCTCAGCCTGCACCAGGTGTGCGAGGCGAGCGTGCCGATCCTCATCGGTGTGATCGTCGACCGCGCGATCGGTCCGGGCGACACCGGGTCGCTGCTGTGGTGGCTGGCCGCGCTGGCCGCGCTGTTCACCGCCCTGACCCTGGCCTACCGCCACGGCGCGCGGACCCTCATGCGCGCCATCGCCCACGAGGCCCATCTGCTGCGCCTGGAACTCGCCGCGAAGATCATCGACCCGCGCGGCCTGGACACCGGCCTGCGCACGGGCGAGCTGCTGACGATCTCCTCCAACGACGCCGACAACACCTCCGAACTCCTGGACCACCTGCCGCGCGCGGTCGGGGCGCTGGTCGCGGCGGCGGTGTGCGCCACGACGCTGCTGCTCATCGACATCCCCCTCGGCGTGGCCGTCCTGGTGGCCACTCCCCTGACGCTGCTGGCGCTGCACGTCGGCACGCCGTACATCACCCGGCACGTCGCCGCCCAGCAGGAGCTGGCCGGTCAGGCCGCGTCACTCGCGACCGACCTGGTCAGCGGTGTCCGGCCGCTGCGGGGCATCGGCGCCGAGGCGGCGGCCTCCCGGCGGTACGCGCGGGTCAGCCGGCTCTCGCTGGCGGCCGCGCTGCGGGCCGCCCGTACCCAGGGAATCTACGCGGCCGTCTCCGGCGCGGGCGGTGCGCTGCTGGCGTGCGGGGTCGCGGTGCTCGCGGGATGGTTCGCGCTGCGCGGCCAGATCTCCGCCGGCGAGTTCCTGACTGTGATCGGGCTGGCGCAGTTCCTGATGGAACCCGTGGGTACGCTGACGCTGGTCCCCGGCTGGATGGCCGAGGCGCGCGCCTCGGCCGACCGGGTGGCGCGCGTGGCCGGCGCGCCCGTGGTGCTGCCCGGCGGCCCGCCGCCCGGTGACGCCGGCGCGACGGCCTCGCCGGACGGAGGGACCCCCGGGCTGGAGGTCTCCGGGCTGAGCCACGACGCGCTCACCGGGGTGGACCTGGTGGCCGGGCCGGGCGAGTTCGTCGGCGTCATGGCCCACCGCCCCGCCGACGCCGACGCGCTGGTACGGGTGCTGTCCGGGCGGGTGAGTCCCGCCGAGTACGGCGGAAGCGTACGGATCGGCGGCCGGATGCTCGTCGAACCCCACCACACCGACCTGTTCGAGGGCACCCTCGCCACCAACCTGACCGTGGGCGGCCGGCCGGGGAACCCGGAGGAGCTCGCGGCGGTCCTGGCCGCCTCGGCGGCCGACGACGTGGTCGCCGCCCATCCCGACGGCCTGGAACACCGGGTGGTGGAGCGGGGGGCGAGCCTGTCGGGCGGCCAGCGCCAGCGGGTGGCCCTGGCCAGGGCGCTGCTGGCCCGCCCGCCGATCCTGGTGCTGCACGACCCGACCACCGCCGTGGACGCGGTCACCGAGCAGGACATCGCCCGGGGCCTGCGCTCCCTGCGCCACCCCGAGGGCGATGACACCTTCACCACCGTGGTCGTGACCGGCAGCCCCGCCCTGCTCGCCGCCACCGACCGGGTGTTCGTACTGGACGGCGGCAAGGTGGTCGCCGAGGGATCACACGCCGACCTGGGCGCCACCGACGACGACTACCGGCAGGCGGTACGGCGATGA
- a CDS encoding ABC transporter ATP-binding protein, translated as MSTPWEGDPLPVADGGETWRWLRAHLRERRGAVAVTLLVGVLGATASVIPAYVMGILVDRVREQSGTTVIVAVAVAIALSALVGGAATGLTSYLVARLGGQILAVLRERTVARALTLPLTRLERAGRGDLLSRVSADAAEVTKAVSDVVPGVIASVLLGTLSLAAMVGLDWRLGLAGAVSVPLYTLALRWYLPRAAPYYARQRAAVARSSQRLVESMQGVRTVHAYRLEKGHLRAIETASHDSKEVSVGVLDLFTRFVGRVNRAEFCGLTTILVAGFLLVRADAVTVGEAAAAAVLFHRLFNPIGMLLFVFDEVQAAGASLARLVGVVHLESEPEPEGGPAPADASLDLADVRFSYDGSAEVLHGVTLRVPAGARVALVGSTGAGKSTLAAVAAGSLRPTGGSVLIGGVPPSSLSTARLRGHVAIITQETHVFAGPLVEDLRLARPGATAEQVASALETVGALPWALALPEGLDTVVGEGGHEVSPAQAQQLALARLVLADPAVAVLDEATAEAGSMGARLLEDSAAAATRGRTTLVVAHRLTQAVSADRVVVLEHGRIVEEGPHERLIAAGGRYARLWEAWESR; from the coding sequence ATGAGCACGCCATGGGAAGGGGACCCGCTCCCGGTCGCGGACGGCGGGGAGACCTGGCGGTGGTTGCGCGCCCACCTGCGCGAGCGCCGCGGCGCGGTGGCCGTGACGCTGCTGGTGGGCGTGCTCGGCGCGACGGCGTCGGTCATCCCCGCCTACGTGATGGGCATCCTCGTCGACCGCGTGCGCGAGCAGTCGGGCACCACCGTGATCGTCGCGGTCGCCGTGGCCATCGCGCTGTCGGCCCTCGTCGGCGGTGCGGCCACCGGCCTCACCTCCTACCTGGTGGCCAGGCTGGGCGGCCAGATCCTGGCCGTCCTTCGCGAGCGTACGGTCGCCAGAGCCCTCACGCTCCCGCTCACCAGGCTGGAACGCGCGGGCAGGGGCGACCTGCTGTCGCGCGTCAGCGCGGACGCCGCCGAGGTCACCAAGGCCGTCTCCGACGTCGTCCCCGGCGTGATCGCCTCGGTCCTGCTCGGCACGCTGAGCCTGGCCGCGATGGTCGGCCTCGACTGGCGGCTCGGCCTGGCGGGCGCCGTCTCGGTGCCGCTGTACACGCTGGCGCTGCGCTGGTATCTCCCCCGGGCCGCCCCCTACTACGCGAGACAGCGCGCCGCGGTCGCCCGCTCGTCGCAGCGGCTGGTGGAGAGCATGCAGGGCGTGCGCACGGTCCACGCCTACCGCCTGGAGAAAGGCCACCTGCGCGCCATCGAGACCGCCTCGCACGACTCGAAAGAGGTGTCGGTGGGGGTGCTGGACCTGTTCACCCGGTTCGTGGGCCGGGTCAACAGGGCCGAGTTCTGCGGCCTGACCACCATCCTGGTCGCCGGCTTCCTGCTGGTCCGCGCGGACGCCGTCACCGTCGGCGAGGCCGCCGCCGCGGCGGTGCTGTTCCACCGGCTGTTCAACCCGATCGGCATGTTGCTGTTCGTCTTCGACGAGGTGCAGGCGGCCGGGGCGAGCCTGGCCAGGCTGGTCGGCGTCGTCCACCTGGAGTCCGAGCCGGAACCCGAGGGGGGACCGGCGCCGGCCGACGCCTCCCTCGACCTGGCCGACGTGCGCTTCAGCTACGACGGCTCCGCCGAGGTCCTGCACGGCGTCACCCTGCGCGTCCCCGCCGGGGCCCGGGTGGCCCTGGTCGGCTCGACGGGCGCGGGCAAGTCGACCCTGGCCGCCGTCGCGGCCGGGTCACTGCGCCCGACCGGCGGCAGCGTGCTGATCGGCGGGGTTCCCCCCTCGTCGCTGAGCACGGCGAGGCTGCGCGGACACGTCGCGATCATCACGCAGGAGACCCACGTCTTCGCCGGGCCCCTCGTCGAGGACCTGCGCCTGGCCCGCCCCGGCGCGACGGCCGAGCAGGTCGCCTCGGCGCTGGAGACGGTCGGGGCACTGCCGTGGGCGCTGGCGTTGCCCGAGGGCCTCGACACCGTGGTCGGGGAGGGCGGCCACGAGGTGTCACCCGCCCAGGCGCAGCAGCTCGCCCTGGCCCGCCTGGTACTGGCCGACCCGGCCGTCGCCGTACTGGACGAGGCCACCGCGGAGGCGGGCAGCATGGGCGCGCGCCTGCTGGAGGACTCGGCCGCCGCGGCCACCCGCGGCAGGACCACCCTGGTCGTGGCGCACCGGCTGACCCAGGCCGTCTCCGCCGATCGTGTCGTCGTCCTGGAGCACGGGCGGATCGTCGAGGAGGGACCCCACGAACGGCTGATCGCCGCCGGAGGCCGTTACGCCCGCCTCTGGGAGGCCTGGGAGTCGCGCTAG
- a CDS encoding MFS transporter, whose protein sequence is MPANLTLRLARAATFAVVCLGLGVLAHVSGGGVVSAPAAACALALAFLAALPATGGERGLATIWPLLAATQVALHLLFSTVHLIAPLAETGGHAHSGSGLVPGLGMVVAHGWAGALAALWLARGEAALWAVLRRLAVRLRRLLRIRCGRTAAPARPWRATSPAPPLPRSALLRYALGGRAPPPPIRG, encoded by the coding sequence ATGCCCGCAAACCTGACGTTACGTCTCGCCCGCGCCGCGACCTTCGCCGTGGTGTGCCTGGGGCTCGGCGTGCTCGCCCACGTCTCCGGCGGCGGCGTCGTCTCCGCCCCGGCGGCGGCGTGCGCCCTGGCGCTGGCGTTCCTGGCGGCACTGCCCGCGACCGGCGGCGAGCGCGGCCTGGCGACGATCTGGCCGTTGCTGGCGGCCACGCAGGTGGCACTGCACCTGCTCTTCTCCACGGTTCACCTCATCGCGCCACTGGCCGAGACCGGCGGGCACGCGCATTCGGGTTCCGGGCTGGTCCCCGGACTGGGCATGGTGGTGGCGCACGGCTGGGCGGGAGCGCTGGCCGCGCTGTGGCTGGCGCGCGGCGAGGCCGCGCTCTGGGCGGTGCTGCGCCGCCTCGCCGTCCGGCTGCGCCGCCTGCTGAGGATCCGGTGCGGCCGGACAGCCGCGCCCGCCCGCCCGTGGCGTGCGACCTCCCCCGCGCCGCCGCTCCCGCGGTCCGCGCTGTTGCGGTACGCGCTCGGCGGGCGGGCCCCGCCGCCCCCGATCCGCGGCTGA